In the Methylomonas rhizoryzae genome, one interval contains:
- a CDS encoding roadblock/LC7 domain-containing protein produces the protein MANTVETLKKLDGFIASALVDSSSGMMLESFVVGNFPVEIAAAANTEVLQAKLKAMSAIDLGDDTIEDILISLGTQYHLLRPLASNREIFIYLALDRSRANLAMARLELKKVEATIKRI, from the coding sequence ATGGCAAATACCGTCGAAACCCTCAAAAAATTGGACGGTTTTATCGCATCCGCACTAGTGGACTCTAGCAGCGGCATGATGCTCGAATCCTTCGTAGTCGGAAATTTTCCGGTCGAAATTGCTGCGGCCGCCAATACGGAAGTATTACAAGCAAAACTCAAAGCCATGAGCGCCATCGATTTAGGCGACGACACCATCGAAGACATTTTGATCAGCTTAGGAACCCAGTACCACTTATTACGGCCGTTGGCATCCAACCGCGAAATTTTCATTTATCTCGCCCTGGACCGCTCACGCGCCAATTTGGCAATGGCACGTCTCGAACTCAAAAAAGTTGAAGCCACGATCAAACGAATTTAA
- a CDS encoding GTP-binding protein — MPFIAPIRIGFYGFANQSEANRMTAFFARAHHWKQPWQVVNELKDAQILMIATADARDLQAWHDFEHRFSREHLIAYSSQPFKEAKWYLHRPANGKLPSPLEFTILLKEIATHLSKQPWLQTSHSKPKGPSSQFNWKEKLKLLIVGSVGSGKTTAIRTLCDGNVISTEAAPSDHTQLRKKSTTVAMDYGSLAIDTQTQLHVYGAPGQRRFDFMSEILLNNALGLIILVSNESSDSLNELDYYLNSFKPYLAKHHAVIGVTHNDIRPNPSLNEYTHYLKNRGDAWPVFKIDARKQEDLMQLVHALLATTMKYG; from the coding sequence ATGCCGTTCATCGCACCTATCCGTATCGGCTTCTACGGATTCGCCAATCAATCGGAAGCCAACCGCATGACAGCCTTTTTTGCGCGCGCTCATCATTGGAAACAACCCTGGCAAGTCGTTAACGAACTTAAAGACGCGCAGATCCTGATGATAGCAACCGCCGATGCCCGGGACCTGCAAGCTTGGCATGACTTCGAGCATCGCTTTTCCCGCGAACACCTTATCGCCTATTCCAGCCAACCCTTCAAAGAAGCGAAATGGTATCTGCACCGTCCGGCCAACGGCAAACTCCCTTCGCCACTTGAGTTTACGATTTTACTAAAAGAAATCGCGACCCATTTATCGAAGCAACCATGGCTTCAAACCTCTCACAGCAAACCGAAAGGGCCATCCTCTCAATTCAACTGGAAAGAAAAACTAAAACTACTCATCGTCGGCAGCGTCGGTTCCGGCAAAACAACAGCCATCCGGACACTTTGCGACGGCAACGTCATTTCCACTGAAGCCGCACCGAGCGACCATACTCAACTCAGAAAAAAATCGACTACGGTTGCCATGGATTACGGCTCTCTCGCCATCGACACACAAACGCAGCTGCACGTTTACGGCGCACCGGGACAACGCCGGTTCGATTTTATGAGCGAGATACTGCTAAACAACGCACTCGGTCTCATCATTTTGGTCAGCAACGAATCAAGCGATTCTTTGAACGAGCTGGATTACTACCTCAATAGCTTCAAGCCTTACTTGGCGAAGCATCACGCGGTAATCGGAGTCACACACAACGACATCCGCCCCAACCCATCGCTAAACGAATACACCCATTACCTCAAAAACCGGGGCGATGCGTGGCCGGTGTTCAAGATCGACGCACGCAAGCAGGAAGACCTCATGCAGCTTGTGCATGCCTTGCTGGCAACCACGATGAAATACGGTTAA
- a CDS encoding formate/nitrite transporter family protein codes for MSYLVPAEFVTKMVDAGESKIYMSTRDTVIRAYMAGAILALAAVFAVSITVQTGSPIFGAIMFPVGFSMLYLLGFDLLTGVFVLTPLAWLDKRPGVTIGGILRNWGLVFVGNFLGALTVAVMMSIVFTYGFSVEPDAVGKKLAGIGEARTLGYAKYGLAGWMTIFIRGMLCNWMVSTGVVGAMISTSVSGKVIAMWMPIMLFFGMTFEHSVVNMFLFPSGLIMGGNFSIMDYFVWNEIPTVLGNLVGGLAFTGLTLYTTHLRTAPKRAL; via the coding sequence ATGTCTTATTTAGTCCCTGCCGAATTCGTCACTAAAATGGTCGATGCCGGCGAATCGAAAATTTATATGTCCACCCGAGATACGGTGATCCGTGCCTACATGGCCGGTGCCATCCTGGCCTTAGCCGCAGTGTTTGCCGTCAGCATTACCGTGCAAACCGGCTCGCCCATTTTTGGCGCTATCATGTTCCCGGTCGGCTTCTCCATGCTGTACCTTCTGGGTTTCGATTTGTTGACCGGGGTTTTCGTGCTGACCCCACTGGCATGGCTGGATAAACGGCCGGGCGTTACCATAGGCGGCATATTGCGCAACTGGGGCCTGGTTTTCGTCGGCAATTTTCTCGGCGCATTGACGGTTGCGGTGATGATGTCCATTGTTTTTACCTACGGGTTCTCGGTAGAACCGGACGCGGTCGGCAAAAAACTGGCCGGAATAGGCGAAGCCAGAACCCTAGGCTACGCCAAATACGGTTTGGCCGGCTGGATGACGATATTCATCCGTGGCATGCTGTGTAACTGGATGGTGTCCACCGGGGTAGTCGGCGCGATGATTTCCACCTCGGTCAGTGGCAAAGTCATCGCGATGTGGATGCCTATCATGCTGTTCTTCGGCATGACTTTCGAACATTCGGTCGTCAATATGTTCTTATTCCCGTCAGGTCTGATCATGGGCGGTAATTTTTCCATCATGGACTATTTTGTTTGGAACGAAATCCCTACCGTGCTGGGCAATTTAGTCGGCGGCTTGGCGTTTACCGGCTTAACCTTGTACACCACTCACCTGAGAACCGCGCCCAAACGAGCACTCTAA
- a CDS encoding ABC transporter ATP-binding protein — translation MIELCDIHRHFQVGEQTVRALNGIDLQVAAGEYLSVMGPSGSGKSTLLNIIALLDQPSSGSYRLNGNDVTRQSDDELARIRRHNIGFVFQFFHLIPRLTAAENIEMPLLLAGISRNERQRKVDQALAAVNLSDRADHKPNQLSGGQLQRIAIARAMIMRPPILLADEPTGNLDSQSGLEIVGLLETLNEQGVTLFVITHDPELGKRAKRQIRIVDGRIAASG, via the coding sequence GTGATCGAGTTGTGCGATATTCATCGGCATTTTCAAGTCGGCGAACAAACGGTGCGCGCATTGAACGGCATCGATTTGCAGGTGGCGGCCGGCGAATACCTTTCGGTGATGGGACCGTCGGGGTCCGGCAAATCGACGCTGTTGAACATTATCGCCCTGCTGGATCAACCTTCATCCGGCAGTTATCGCTTGAACGGCAACGACGTCACCCGTCAAAGCGACGACGAACTCGCCCGCATCCGCCGCCACAACATCGGCTTCGTCTTTCAGTTTTTCCATTTGATCCCGCGCCTCACCGCGGCGGAAAACATCGAAATGCCGTTGCTATTAGCCGGGATTTCGAGAAACGAACGGCAACGTAAGGTCGACCAAGCCTTAGCTGCCGTGAACTTGTCCGACCGGGCCGATCATAAACCGAATCAACTATCCGGCGGACAACTGCAACGCATCGCCATTGCCCGAGCGATGATCATGCGGCCGCCGATTTTGTTGGCCGACGAGCCCACCGGCAATCTGGACAGCCAATCGGGCCTAGAGATTGTCGGGCTGTTGGAAACGTTGAACGAGCAAGGAGTAACTTTGTTCGTCATTACCCACGATCCTGAGCTGGGCAAACGGGCCAAGCGGCAAATCCGCATCGTCGACGGCCGCATCGCCGCGTCCGGTTAA
- a CDS encoding efflux RND transporter periplasmic adaptor subunit, with protein sequence MRKQPVLLITALMLIAAAVAYSRRPAPIEVEAYNVGTGEVRATVSNTRVGTVKACRRAYLAPATGGQVAALHVRESDSVQRGQLLLEVWNQDLKAQVALQKVEIKSKRASAEQSCQLAGGAKREAARLSRLQQHKQIVSVEQVDKSVTGSKSQQAACRAANLAVEVAEAQLAVAEAAVRRTLVLAPFDGRVAKVNAELGEFVTPSPPGIPTLPPIDLLDLSCLTVSAPIDEVDAAAIKTGMKACVSLDAFADKRCSGEVTRIAPYVLEKEKQARTVEVEVTLKDPQDLTELLPGYSADIEVLIAQKDSALRLPTEAVLENNRVLLIEADNTLRERRFQPGLSNWSYVEIVSGLNAGERVVLSIGKDGVAAGAKVSVKP encoded by the coding sequence ATGCGCAAACAGCCGGTACTACTGATTACAGCTTTGATGCTGATTGCCGCGGCCGTCGCTTACAGCCGACGGCCTGCGCCGATAGAAGTCGAAGCCTACAACGTCGGTACAGGAGAAGTCCGCGCCACCGTCTCCAACACTCGGGTCGGGACCGTGAAAGCGTGTAGACGGGCCTATTTGGCGCCCGCTACCGGCGGACAAGTCGCCGCCTTGCACGTGCGCGAAAGCGACTCGGTACAACGCGGGCAATTATTGCTGGAAGTCTGGAACCAAGACCTCAAAGCGCAAGTAGCATTGCAAAAGGTCGAGATCAAAAGCAAACGCGCCAGCGCAGAACAAAGCTGCCAACTGGCCGGCGGCGCAAAACGCGAAGCGGCTCGCTTATCCCGCCTGCAACAACACAAACAAATCGTTTCGGTCGAACAAGTCGACAAGTCGGTAACGGGCAGCAAATCGCAACAAGCAGCTTGCCGAGCGGCCAATCTGGCGGTGGAAGTCGCCGAAGCCCAACTAGCCGTTGCCGAAGCGGCGGTGCGCCGCACCTTGGTATTGGCGCCTTTCGACGGACGAGTCGCCAAAGTCAACGCCGAATTGGGCGAATTCGTCACCCCATCGCCGCCCGGCATACCCACCTTGCCGCCCATCGATTTATTGGACCTCAGTTGTCTGACGGTTTCCGCACCGATAGACGAAGTCGATGCCGCGGCGATCAAAACCGGGATGAAGGCTTGCGTGTCGCTGGACGCCTTTGCCGATAAACGCTGCTCCGGCGAGGTTACCCGCATCGCGCCCTACGTGCTGGAAAAGGAAAAGCAGGCCCGCACGGTTGAAGTGGAAGTCACCTTGAAAGACCCGCAAGATTTAACCGAATTGCTGCCCGGATACAGCGCCGACATCGAAGTTCTGATCGCGCAAAAAGACAGCGCACTCCGCTTGCCGACCGAAGCGGTATTGGAAAACAACCGGGTATTGTTGATAGAGGCCGACAACACGCTACGCGAGCGCCGCTTTCAGCCGGGCTTGTCCAATTGGAGTTACGTCGAAATCGTTTCCGGCTTGAACGCCGGCGAGCGAGTGGTGTTGTCGATCGGGAAAGACGGCGTGGCGGCAGGCGCCAAGGTTAGCGTTAAACCGTGA
- a CDS encoding nitrate- and nitrite sensing domain-containing protein produces MISYFAAFLAFSMLAAASMLYKNHCGRLANLRSQQRSIELTARLKQLLTQAQQHRGMVSGYLNGDQSFKYKIPALQAEIARNSDTLAELLAEFSEHASAFGRIRQSWQDLQNNACSSGKEYSFERHCIVIADILKLLQDIAEQAHLHRDSSCPYSFTETIWHLLPDVAEAIGQARAIGVGIAATGRSKTTERIKLGFLVKRIRQALKRAETGIFASKTYLSADGEFQPVSVKLHTNIQHLLETVEKQFIGDAISNIDPGHYFETATSTISAVFSLYDRGEQLALRVIHQELTQARRHQWLSLSAACLSLIGAVAALLAD; encoded by the coding sequence ATGATCAGTTATTTCGCCGCTTTTCTCGCATTCTCGATGCTCGCCGCCGCGTCTATGCTCTACAAAAACCATTGCGGACGCCTGGCTAATTTACGCAGCCAACAACGCAGCATCGAACTGACCGCCCGCTTGAAACAACTGTTAACCCAAGCCCAACAACATCGCGGTATGGTTAGCGGTTACCTGAACGGCGACCAAAGCTTCAAATACAAAATTCCGGCACTGCAGGCCGAAATAGCCCGTAACAGCGACACGCTCGCCGAACTGCTTGCGGAGTTTAGCGAGCACGCTTCGGCATTCGGCCGCATACGGCAAAGCTGGCAGGACTTACAGAACAACGCGTGCAGCTCCGGAAAGGAATACAGTTTCGAGCGCCACTGCATCGTGATTGCCGACATCTTGAAGCTGCTACAAGATATAGCTGAACAGGCACACCTGCACCGGGACAGCAGCTGCCCTTACAGCTTTACCGAAACTATTTGGCACCTTTTGCCCGACGTCGCGGAAGCCATCGGCCAAGCGCGCGCCATCGGTGTCGGCATTGCCGCAACCGGACGCAGCAAAACCACGGAACGGATCAAGCTCGGCTTTTTGGTCAAACGCATCCGGCAAGCCTTGAAACGAGCCGAAACCGGTATTTTCGCCAGCAAAACCTACTTAAGCGCGGACGGCGAATTTCAGCCGGTGTCGGTAAAATTACACACCAACATTCAGCATTTGCTAGAGACCGTCGAGAAGCAGTTTATCGGCGACGCAATCAGCAACATCGATCCCGGCCACTATTTCGAAACCGCCACTTCGACCATCAGCGCCGTATTCAGCTTATACGACCGCGGCGAACAGCTGGCATTACGCGTTATTCACCAAGAACTGACACAGGCTCGCCGCCATCAATGGCTATCCTTATCCGCCGCTTGCTTGTCGTTGATCGGCGCCGTTGCGGCTCTGCTGGCGGATTAG